One Pectobacterium polaris DNA window includes the following coding sequences:
- a CDS encoding metallophosphoesterase, whose amino-acid sequence MELRHVNLHLLATQHLYRVDLQCVSHSVKFTRQYTDITDKERKTAVFHVITGFIALYVIWRLVWRLRVGVPVKRMLAVLVLLASQHHLITRTFFGTMASPEVPAFVLMLLGWAFGALLISAFLLLAIDLLGVVGRLLSRSVGQVLLNNMALRGGIAVVAMGLAAIGVWEAVRIPEVRTVEVELKQLPPALDGFRLVQLTDLHASRLLQRPWMEAVVAKTNALKPDLTVITGDMADGTVNARHDDMEPLRSLTAPHGVFAIVGNHEYYVEYTQWVQRLNALGLRMLLNENVSIGRDNAAFVLAGITDRTAADFQQQLPDTGAALNGIAPDTAVVLLSHRPTGAKENARAGADLQLSGHTHGGQVLGMHWVTQMANEGYVSGSYDVDGMHLYVSNGAGLWNGFPIRLGKRAEITQFILRSPSL is encoded by the coding sequence ATGGAATTGCGCCATGTTAATCTGCACCTTCTGGCAACACAACACCTCTACCGCGTTGATCTGCAATGCGTGAGTCATAGTGTAAAATTTACGCGTCAATATACCGACATCACCGATAAAGAGAGAAAAACAGCCGTGTTTCATGTCATTACTGGGTTTATCGCCCTCTATGTTATCTGGCGTCTGGTCTGGCGCTTGCGTGTTGGTGTGCCTGTAAAGCGCATGCTGGCGGTGTTAGTGCTGCTGGCTTCGCAGCATCATCTGATTACGCGCACCTTTTTTGGCACGATGGCGTCGCCGGAAGTGCCCGCGTTTGTCCTGATGCTGCTGGGATGGGCGTTTGGCGCGCTGCTGATATCCGCATTCCTGCTGTTGGCCATCGATCTGCTCGGCGTCGTGGGGCGTCTGTTATCCCGCTCGGTTGGGCAGGTTCTACTGAACAATATGGCGCTGCGTGGCGGAATTGCCGTGGTGGCGATGGGACTGGCGGCGATTGGCGTTTGGGAGGCGGTGCGCATTCCTGAAGTGCGCACGGTAGAAGTCGAGTTGAAGCAGCTACCGCCTGCGCTGGATGGTTTCCGGCTGGTGCAACTCACGGATTTACATGCCAGTCGCCTGTTACAGCGCCCCTGGATGGAAGCGGTGGTGGCAAAAACTAACGCGCTTAAACCCGATCTGACGGTGATTACTGGCGATATGGCCGACGGCACCGTGAACGCCCGTCACGATGATATGGAACCGCTGCGTAGCCTGACCGCGCCACACGGCGTGTTTGCCATTGTGGGCAATCATGAATATTACGTGGAATATACGCAATGGGTGCAGCGGCTGAATGCTCTGGGCTTACGCATGTTACTCAATGAAAATGTATCGATCGGCCGCGATAATGCCGCGTTTGTACTGGCAGGGATCACCGATCGCACCGCCGCTGATTTTCAACAACAGCTGCCAGATACTGGCGCGGCGCTCAACGGAATAGCACCGGATACCGCCGTCGTTCTGCTTAGCCATCGGCCAACGGGAGCGAAAGAGAATGCGCGTGCTGGAGCGGATTTACAGCTCTCCGGCCATACGCACGGCGGTCAGGTGTTGGGTATGCATTGGGTGACGCAGATGGCGAATGAAGGGTATGTGTCCGGTAGCTATGACGTGGATGGCATGCATCTGTACGTGAGCAATGGCGCGGGCCTGTGGAACGGTTTTCCGATCCGCTTAGGGAAACGTGCCGAGATTACTCAGTTCATACTCCGTTCGCCGTCGCTGTAG
- a CDS encoding DeoR/GlpR family DNA-binding transcription regulator, which translates to MFDYTDFPEQRQSKIRQILSEEGKVVCAQLSRELNVSEHTIRRDLKELAQSGACKRVYGGAVSMPPEVIDFASRATIDAAQKDRIAQAVIPLIKPNSCVFFDTGTTNLAVAKQIPAGLKFTAVCNSPIIAAELMQYPDVEVIFLGGRIQKEVGGAIGIDTLRQLEKMFFDQCLLGGCAFDANEGLTVFEYDDAEFKKCLVTRSSEVIVALTANKISALTRYRVAACDEITTLVTDDEISPACQSVLSEKNLDVIIAR; encoded by the coding sequence ATGTTCGATTACACCGACTTTCCCGAGCAACGGCAATCCAAAATCAGGCAGATCCTCAGCGAGGAAGGCAAAGTTGTCTGCGCCCAGCTCTCACGTGAATTGAACGTATCCGAGCACACCATACGGCGTGACCTGAAAGAACTGGCGCAATCCGGTGCCTGCAAACGCGTCTACGGCGGTGCGGTCAGCATGCCGCCAGAGGTGATTGATTTTGCCAGCCGAGCCACCATCGACGCTGCCCAGAAAGATCGTATCGCTCAGGCCGTCATCCCGCTGATAAAGCCCAACAGCTGCGTCTTCTTTGACACCGGCACCACCAATCTGGCCGTGGCGAAACAGATCCCGGCTGGCCTGAAGTTTACCGCCGTGTGTAATTCGCCCATCATCGCAGCAGAGCTGATGCAGTATCCGGATGTAGAAGTGATTTTTCTTGGCGGAAGGATCCAGAAAGAGGTCGGCGGCGCGATTGGTATCGATACGCTCAGGCAGCTAGAGAAAATGTTTTTCGATCAATGCCTGCTGGGAGGCTGTGCCTTTGATGCCAATGAAGGCCTGACCGTTTTTGAATATGACGATGCCGAATTCAAAAAATGTCTGGTGACCCGCAGCAGCGAAGTGATCGTTGCCCTGACCGCCAATAAGATCTCTGCCCTCACGCGCTATCGTGTGGCTGCATGTGATGAAATCACCACGCTGGTGACCGATGATGAAATCTCTCCTGCCTGCCAGAGCGTCTTAAGCGAAAAAAATCTGGATGTGATTATTGCCCGATAA
- a CDS encoding HAD-IIB family hydrolase — MIKLVITDLDGTFLHSDGDYNRALFADVYALMKEKNVRFAVCTGKQCERVEALFGDDAKDIWILGDSATRIKYQGEYVYQSLIKNRLALSLIGVLESVDDRHVVIGCTPHGAMVKETIDPALLETVKKSYTNVTLISSFATVTDDFVKITVYDPEGHCHETAKYLDAFHDHVYIVVSEAAWIDIADVGVHKGHTVDILQEKLAIKLEETMVFGDGYNDIELMSRGAYSFAMRNAFEETKASANFIARSNDDDGVLKTIKLLLS; from the coding sequence ATGATCAAGTTGGTAATTACCGATCTCGACGGCACGTTTCTTCACAGCGATGGCGATTACAACAGGGCCTTGTTTGCCGATGTTTATGCATTAATGAAAGAGAAGAACGTGCGGTTTGCTGTCTGCACAGGCAAGCAGTGCGAGCGGGTCGAAGCGCTTTTTGGCGATGATGCGAAAGACATCTGGATCCTGGGAGACAGCGCGACGCGCATCAAGTATCAGGGAGAATACGTTTACCAGTCACTCATCAAAAACCGCCTTGCCTTGAGCCTGATTGGCGTGTTGGAAAGCGTAGACGATCGGCACGTCGTCATCGGTTGTACCCCGCACGGTGCGATGGTGAAGGAAACGATCGATCCTGCTTTACTGGAAACGGTGAAAAAGTCGTACACCAATGTGACGTTGATCTCCAGCTTTGCTACCGTGACCGATGACTTTGTGAAAATCACGGTTTATGACCCAGAAGGGCACTGCCACGAGACGGCGAAGTACCTTGATGCGTTTCACGATCATGTCTATATCGTCGTCTCTGAAGCGGCCTGGATCGACATTGCGGATGTCGGCGTACACAAAGGACACACCGTAGACATCCTTCAGGAGAAATTGGCGATTAAGCTAGAGGAAACGATGGTGTTTGGCGACGGCTACAATGATATTGAGTTAATGAGCCGTGGGGCTTACAGCTTTGCGATGCGCAATGCGTTTGAAGAAACCAAAGCCTCGGCAAACTTTATTGCCCGCAGCAATGACGACGATGGGGTACTGAAAACGATAAAGCTGCTGCTTTCATAA
- a CDS encoding DMT family transporter, with the protein MAWFLLALAGLFEIVWSYSMKLSDGFTKVGASVVTIVAMIVSFALLSMAMKSLPLGTAYTIWTGIGAVGAFVVGLVFLNEPANAMRIIAALLIVSGLVLMKLSS; encoded by the coding sequence ATGGCCTGGTTTCTATTAGCGCTTGCCGGTTTGTTTGAAATTGTCTGGTCTTACAGCATGAAACTGTCTGATGGCTTCACGAAAGTAGGCGCATCGGTTGTCACGATTGTCGCCATGATCGTCAGCTTTGCGCTGTTATCCATGGCGATGAAATCTCTTCCTCTAGGCACGGCTTACACTATCTGGACAGGGATTGGCGCGGTAGGGGCGTTTGTAGTGGGATTGGTCTTCCTGAATGAACCCGCAAATGCGATGAGGATTATCGCTGCGCTGTTGATCGTCAGCGGCTTGGTCCTGATGAAGCTGTCCTCATAG
- a CDS encoding LysR family transcriptional regulator, with protein sequence MRAQVERIEGRGITLEQLRIFVSIAECGGFGRAGEELGRTQSTLSAGLKRLEEDVGCRLIERRQGHILGLTEEGRQLLPAARDILLRTHRAIGALQKSPMTGRVALGVPDDFEVKNLHEIISLCLEENPGLKVEITAASSTVLSSMVAQQRLDVVILKGLAGQPLISETERILRVESLHWVSSGAVNFSEMDEVPLVTFPDGCVIRKCAVSALEHVGRPYYFSYVSGSFDNIRSAAAKGLGIGLLPKSALSEALYVLGPEDGAPSVPAIQLVLSVTRPGKLYQQFTRYIDRALAQ encoded by the coding sequence GTGCGAGCACAGGTCGAGCGGATAGAGGGGCGTGGTATCACGCTGGAGCAGCTGCGTATTTTTGTCTCCATCGCGGAGTGCGGTGGCTTCGGACGCGCGGGTGAAGAGCTGGGACGGACGCAATCAACGCTGAGTGCTGGCCTGAAACGCTTAGAAGAGGATGTCGGCTGTCGCCTTATCGAGCGGCGTCAGGGACACATTCTCGGGTTGACCGAAGAAGGGCGACAGCTGCTGCCTGCCGCGCGTGACATCCTGCTACGTACGCATCGGGCCATCGGCGCGTTGCAGAAGTCCCCGATGACAGGCCGCGTAGCACTCGGCGTCCCGGATGATTTCGAGGTTAAAAATCTGCACGAAATCATTTCGCTATGTCTTGAAGAGAATCCTGGCCTAAAGGTGGAAATCACGGCGGCGTCATCGACCGTGTTGTCTTCGATGGTTGCTCAGCAACGCCTGGATGTCGTGATCCTCAAAGGGCTAGCAGGGCAGCCGCTGATTTCTGAAACAGAAAGAATTTTGCGGGTTGAATCCCTTCACTGGGTCAGTTCCGGTGCGGTGAATTTCAGTGAGATGGATGAAGTCCCTCTCGTCACGTTCCCTGATGGCTGTGTGATTCGGAAATGCGCGGTTTCTGCGCTGGAGCATGTCGGACGCCCCTATTACTTTTCTTATGTGAGCGGGTCTTTCGATAATATCCGCAGCGCGGCGGCAAAAGGGCTGGGGATTGGTTTACTGCCGAAAAGTGCGCTGTCCGAAGCTCTGTATGTTCTGGGGCCGGAAGATGGCGCTCCCAGCGTTCCGGCGATTCAGCTCGTGCTCAGCGTGACGCGACCCGGTAAACTCTACCAACAGTTTACCCGCTATATCGATCGGGCATTGGCGCAATAG
- a CDS encoding AEC family transporter, giving the protein MFLIVVPLFLVILVGYCYGRIKPDSGQADKLINDYVLYISLPALLFIAVARADTSDLKQWGFMLSTLCGIAASYMLAALLAKRMRIGLPHSSLLSMGACYGTTGYMGVPILISVYGEQAALPAAMATILHNIPAIMAVIVSWDVFSTRATDANTRLIHSVGRSALTTVKNPLTISVLAGLAFVLLDIQVPVVIESFARFLGNAAGPTALFALGLGLARLKVKEHLNVTVSKTVLPMVVLKLVIQPAVTFATAVYVFGMGQSQGIWLATAVVMAAQPIGAGVYVFAKKYNYQPDVIALSIIVSLLLALVTIPAVLSLFPPL; this is encoded by the coding sequence ATGTTCTTGATTGTCGTCCCCTTATTTCTGGTGATTCTCGTTGGTTATTGTTATGGAAGAATAAAGCCCGACAGCGGCCAAGCAGATAAGTTAATCAACGACTACGTCTTGTATATCTCGCTGCCAGCCTTATTGTTTATTGCCGTGGCGCGTGCCGACACCAGCGACCTGAAACAGTGGGGCTTTATGCTGTCAACGCTGTGCGGAATTGCAGCGTCCTACATGCTTGCCGCGTTGCTGGCGAAGCGCATGAGGATTGGATTGCCCCACTCCTCCCTTCTTAGCATGGGCGCGTGTTATGGCACCACGGGATACATGGGGGTGCCGATTTTGATTTCAGTCTATGGCGAACAGGCGGCACTACCCGCAGCGATGGCAACCATTCTGCATAATATCCCCGCCATCATGGCCGTGATCGTCAGTTGGGATGTGTTTTCTACACGAGCGACAGACGCGAATACGCGACTGATTCACAGTGTGGGACGCTCGGCGCTGACGACCGTGAAGAATCCATTAACGATCTCAGTGCTTGCCGGTCTGGCGTTCGTCCTGCTCGACATTCAGGTCCCCGTCGTCATCGAATCCTTTGCGCGCTTTCTGGGCAATGCTGCGGGCCCCACCGCGCTATTTGCTCTCGGACTGGGCCTTGCCAGACTGAAGGTAAAAGAGCATCTGAACGTCACGGTCAGCAAAACGGTATTACCGATGGTTGTGCTAAAACTCGTGATACAGCCTGCCGTCACGTTCGCCACTGCCGTCTATGTATTCGGGATGGGACAATCTCAGGGGATCTGGCTGGCAACCGCCGTGGTGATGGCCGCGCAGCCAATTGGCGCTGGCGTGTATGTGTTTGCCAAGAAGTATAATTATCAACCGGATGTGATCGCACTATCGATCATCGTCTCGCTACTGCTCGCACTCGTCACGATTCCCGCAGTATTGAGCCTTTTTCCGCCTTTGTGA
- the narP gene encoding nitrate/nitrite response regulator protein NarP encodes MSEKPSYRVLIVDDHPLMRRGIRQLLATDAIFDVIGEASNGMEALSLANRDSPDIILLDLNMKGLSGLDTLHALRRDGICARVIVLTVSDAPSDIYALMDAGADGYLLKDSAPEHLLEAIRNGDAFSEQVRDVLRHRIAIKDTPSPFTVLTERELDVLQEVASGLSNKQIASVLYISEETVKVHIRNMLRKLNVRSRVAATVLYLETRGQ; translated from the coding sequence ATGTCAGAAAAACCATCTTATCGTGTTTTGATCGTCGACGATCATCCACTTATGCGCCGGGGAATCCGTCAGTTACTGGCAACCGATGCCATTTTTGATGTGATCGGGGAAGCCAGTAATGGCATGGAGGCGCTGAGCCTCGCGAATCGGGATTCTCCCGATATCATCTTGCTCGATCTCAACATGAAAGGATTGAGCGGGTTGGATACGCTCCACGCGCTGCGGCGCGATGGGATCTGCGCCCGCGTCATTGTATTGACGGTCTCCGATGCGCCCAGCGATATTTATGCGCTGATGGATGCGGGTGCCGATGGCTATCTGCTTAAAGATAGCGCCCCGGAACACTTGTTGGAGGCCATTCGTAACGGTGATGCCTTCAGCGAACAGGTGCGGGACGTGCTGCGCCACCGTATCGCCATAAAGGACACGCCGTCGCCCTTTACCGTATTGACGGAGCGCGAACTGGATGTGCTTCAGGAAGTCGCATCAGGACTATCCAACAAGCAAATTGCGAGTGTGCTGTATATCTCAGAAGAGACGGTAAAAGTGCATATCCGCAACATGCTGCGCAAACTCAACGTGCGCTCCCGCGTCGCCGCCACGGTGTTGTATCTGGAGACGCGCGGCCAGTAG
- the narQ gene encoding nitrate/nitrite two-component system sensor histidine kinase NarQ produces the protein MMVKRPVSTSLARAFFYIALLSFLTTGIALLTLASGLRDAEAINVAGSMRMQSYRMGYDLQGDRAALEPHRRLYAQTLDSPVFHLLDRWYVPRDVRDRYAALLQSWKTMDERLNAGDRVWYQDNIVGYVTQIDLFVLALQHYSERKMMIVVVTSIIGSITIYILIFFTLRRIRRQVVVPLNKLMAACTSIEKGRFTHSRLDVNLPNELGLLAQTFSNMTDELQKLYRSLEDKVRQKTLRLQEVNRMLKVLYNCSQAMNVSTIDRHCFQQILQIVRRYETVGCLEMRVGENWRLCEGQPDEQAAWQALPIRLQEVEFGQLRWQASTQQPSAQLMESVATMLGRGLYFNQAQKHYQQLLLMEERATIARELHDSLAQVLSYLNIQMALLKRSVAEENAQARQIITDFEQALSDAYRQLRELLGTFRLTLQQADLPAAMQEMIEPLRTQTSATIAIDCRIPTQALDASQQVHLLQIIREAVLNAIKHAQATTITVNCRTQPDGSHCVDIRDDGCGIINQEEPAGHYGLNIMQERAERLGGKLSIGLHPEGGRRLASVSRRRRPRVNATTRTISILNKSSGKQAA, from the coding sequence GTGATGGTCAAACGTCCTGTTTCTACCAGCCTGGCTCGCGCGTTTTTTTATATCGCGCTGCTTTCATTCCTGACGACGGGCATTGCGCTGCTGACGTTAGCCAGCGGTTTACGCGATGCGGAAGCGATCAACGTAGCCGGTTCCATGCGCATGCAAAGCTATCGCATGGGGTATGACCTACAGGGTGATCGCGCAGCGTTAGAACCGCATCGCCGCCTCTACGCGCAAACGCTGGATTCCCCGGTTTTTCACCTGTTAGATCGCTGGTATGTGCCGCGCGATGTGCGCGATCGTTATGCCGCGCTGTTGCAGAGCTGGAAAACGATGGATGAACGCCTGAACGCAGGGGATCGGGTGTGGTATCAGGACAATATTGTCGGCTATGTCACGCAGATCGATCTCTTTGTGCTGGCGTTACAGCACTATTCCGAACGCAAGATGATGATAGTCGTTGTGACATCAATAATTGGCTCGATCACTATCTATATACTGATCTTCTTTACGCTGCGTCGCATCCGTCGTCAGGTAGTCGTGCCGTTGAATAAGCTCATGGCGGCCTGTACGTCCATTGAGAAGGGACGCTTTACCCATTCGCGGCTGGACGTCAATCTGCCTAACGAATTGGGATTACTGGCGCAAACCTTCAGTAATATGACTGACGAGCTGCAAAAACTTTACCGTTCTCTGGAAGATAAGGTACGGCAGAAAACGCTGCGCTTGCAGGAAGTGAACCGCATGCTGAAGGTGTTGTACAACTGCTCTCAGGCGATGAACGTCAGCACGATAGACCGGCATTGTTTTCAGCAGATTCTGCAAATTGTTCGCCGCTATGAAACGGTCGGTTGTCTGGAAATGCGGGTCGGGGAGAACTGGCGGTTATGTGAAGGCCAGCCGGATGAGCAGGCTGCGTGGCAGGCCTTGCCTATTCGTTTGCAAGAGGTCGAGTTTGGGCAACTGCGCTGGCAGGCATCAACGCAACAGCCGTCGGCGCAGCTGATGGAAAGCGTCGCCACTATGCTGGGTCGCGGACTCTATTTTAATCAGGCGCAGAAGCACTACCAGCAGCTGTTACTGATGGAAGAGCGCGCCACTATCGCGCGTGAACTGCATGACTCACTGGCTCAGGTGCTTTCTTATCTGAATATTCAGATGGCGTTATTAAAGCGTTCGGTTGCGGAAGAAAATGCGCAGGCCCGGCAGATCATCACCGATTTCGAGCAGGCGTTAAGCGATGCTTATCGTCAACTGCGCGAACTATTGGGCACATTCCGACTGACGCTGCAACAGGCCGATTTGCCGGCGGCGATGCAGGAAATGATTGAGCCACTGCGCACGCAGACCTCGGCGACCATCGCGATTGATTGCCGGATTCCTACGCAGGCGTTGGATGCATCACAGCAGGTTCACTTGTTGCAAATCATCCGTGAAGCGGTGCTGAACGCCATTAAACACGCGCAGGCGACGACGATTACCGTCAATTGCCGTACGCAGCCTGATGGTAGTCATTGTGTTGATATTCGTGATGACGGCTGCGGCATTATCAATCAGGAGGAACCTGCGGGACATTACGGCTTAAATATTATGCAGGAGCGCGCCGAACGGTTAGGAGGAAAGCTCTCTATTGGCCTCCACCCTGAAGGGGGACGCAGGTTAGCGTCTGTTTCTCGACGCCGACGACCGCGCGTGAACGCGACAACACGAACAATCTCTATCCTGAATAAATCGAGTGGGAAGCAGGCCGCTTGA
- the napF gene encoding ferredoxin-type protein NapF, with translation MTNLSRRSLLTGGLQRADNALRPPWSGAESQFLSQCTRCNVCIDACGSGIIQRGSGGFPTIDFQRGECTFCYDCARACPQALFAESHTPPWEYHLTIQDACLSLHQVECRSCQDACETGAIRFRPALGRVAAPSIDDDACTTCGACISGCPVSAISMKKITAGYHTAPARLPTQQENR, from the coding sequence ATGACTAACCTCTCCCGGCGTTCCCTACTGACTGGTGGCCTACAGCGGGCAGACAACGCGTTGCGTCCGCCGTGGAGCGGCGCAGAAAGCCAGTTCCTGAGCCAGTGCACGCGCTGCAACGTCTGCATTGATGCCTGCGGTTCCGGGATTATCCAGCGCGGTTCGGGCGGTTTCCCCACCATCGACTTTCAGCGCGGCGAATGCACGTTCTGCTACGACTGCGCTCGCGCGTGTCCACAAGCGCTGTTCGCGGAGAGCCACACTCCGCCATGGGAATACCACCTGACAATTCAGGATGCCTGTTTATCGCTGCATCAGGTGGAATGCCGCAGCTGTCAAGATGCGTGTGAAACCGGCGCGATACGGTTTCGTCCCGCCCTAGGGCGCGTTGCTGCACCGTCTATCGATGACGACGCCTGTACTACCTGTGGCGCATGTATTTCTGGGTGCCCTGTCAGCGCCATCTCGATGAAAAAAATCACCGCGGGATATCACACCGCGCCAGCGCGTCTCCCGACGCAACAGGAAAACCGATGA
- the napD gene encoding chaperone NapD, with the protein MSTVWHVCSVVVHVNPAQLAAVDEALATQPNLEVGASDSDTGKMVVVLESDSEDALLKQIASIRELTGVLAVSLVYHQLDEASFDEQSFAFDEQPLDQQAQGEEIL; encoded by the coding sequence ATGAGCACAGTCTGGCATGTTTGCAGTGTAGTGGTTCACGTCAACCCGGCGCAGTTGGCGGCCGTTGACGAGGCGTTAGCGACGCAACCCAATTTAGAGGTAGGTGCCAGTGATAGCGATACCGGAAAAATGGTCGTGGTGCTGGAGTCAGATTCAGAAGACGCGCTGTTAAAACAAATAGCGTCAATACGCGAGCTTACAGGCGTACTGGCGGTTTCGCTGGTTTATCACCAGCTTGATGAAGCGTCTTTTGATGAACAATCTTTTGCTTTCGATGAACAACCTCTTGATCAACAAGCTCAGGGTGAGGAAATACTATGA